In Arsenophonus sp. aPb, one DNA window encodes the following:
- a CDS encoding EscC/YscC/HrcC family type III secretion system outer membrane ring protein yields MKKKLCCLFLLTTTVAQAASISSIHWQDSDPFVYVSRGTPLASVIRDIGNSYGIPMAISPQIQDTFSGRIENKTPKEILAFLAQQYGLVWYYDGDVLHAYKAQEMNNQVVSLSALSNERALNYMGRAGFLDKNSCEVKAINGLNALQVYGVPDCINKVTRFINQIDQEAKQNIQTQRLIRIFPLKYASATDTVYQYRKQNVNVPGIVSVLKQMNQTNANGVNAQQDTTSFAADPRQNAVVVSSNKHDMGLYSTLIKQLDIAPTMIEVSVSIIDVDASDFNQLGIDWSASAKIGGGTIAFNQGTSGSDNFSTVIGNTGNFMVRLNALEKVSKAKILSRPSVVTLNNVQAVLDKNITFYTKLQGDKVAKLESVTAGSLLRVTPRLIDSNGRKKVMLSLNIEDGQQTKAINDSEPLPQVQNSEIATQATLNTGESLLLGGFVQDKDQTVQNKIPLLGDLPLIGGLFRSEDRSKQSVIRLFLIKAEPINQGG; encoded by the coding sequence ATGAAAAAGAAACTCTGTTGCTTATTTTTATTAACCACCACGGTTGCGCAGGCGGCATCAATTTCTTCCATACACTGGCAGGACAGTGACCCCTTTGTTTATGTCAGCCGTGGGACACCACTTGCATCGGTAATAAGAGATATTGGTAATTCCTATGGTATTCCTATGGCTATTAGTCCACAGATACAGGATACCTTCAGTGGCCGAATTGAGAACAAAACACCGAAAGAAATCCTGGCATTTTTAGCGCAACAGTATGGCTTAGTTTGGTATTACGATGGTGATGTATTGCATGCTTATAAAGCACAGGAAATGAACAACCAAGTGGTTTCTCTTAGTGCTTTATCAAATGAACGTGCGTTGAACTATATGGGAAGAGCCGGTTTTTTAGATAAAAATAGTTGTGAAGTTAAAGCGATTAATGGATTGAATGCGCTACAAGTTTATGGCGTCCCAGACTGTATCAATAAAGTTACTCGATTTATTAATCAGATTGATCAAGAAGCGAAACAAAATATTCAGACACAGCGTTTAATACGCATTTTCCCGCTTAAATATGCTTCAGCGACGGACACTGTTTATCAATATCGTAAACAAAATGTAAACGTGCCAGGTATTGTCAGTGTCCTAAAACAGATGAATCAAACTAATGCCAATGGCGTAAATGCACAACAAGATACAACGTCATTTGCCGCCGATCCAAGGCAGAATGCGGTGGTAGTTAGCAGTAATAAGCACGATATGGGGCTATATAGCACGTTGATTAAACAGCTTGATATCGCACCAACCATGATTGAAGTATCTGTATCGATTATTGATGTCGATGCGTCAGATTTTAATCAGTTAGGTATTGACTGGTCGGCCAGTGCCAAAATTGGAGGCGGAACGATCGCTTTTAACCAAGGTACATCAGGCAGTGATAATTTTTCAACAGTGATTGGCAACACCGGCAATTTTATGGTGCGTTTGAATGCATTAGAGAAAGTCTCTAAGGCGAAAATACTTTCTCGTCCATCGGTGGTAACACTGAATAATGTACAAGCCGTGTTGGATAAAAATATCACTTTTTATACTAAATTACAGGGCGATAAGGTAGCAAAACTAGAATCGGTAACCGCCGGCTCATTACTTCGTGTAACCCCCAGACTGATTGATAGCAATGGTCGCAAAAAAGTGATGTTATCACTTAATATCGAAGATGGTCAGCAAACGAAGGCGATTAATGATAGTGAGCCATTACCACAAGTCCAAAATTCAGAGATAGCAACACAAGCAACCCTGAATACGGGTGAAAGTTTATTACTCGGTGGGTTTGTACAAGATAAAGACCAAACGGTGCAAAATAAAATTCCATTATTAGGGGATTTGCCACTGATTGGCGGTTTGTTCCGTAGTGAAGATCGTAGTAAGCAGAGTGTGATACGTCTGTTTTTAATTAAAGCAGAGCCTATCAATCAAGGAGGCTAA
- the sctD gene encoding type III secretion system inner membrane ring subunit SctD translates to MASDYKLLWLNGPMQGRELFLPEGDLTMGIEGDIIAPLTGHSSLSLTVQPQGITLNQPMTVLVEGGEQIGPMTFPLNQVIVLAGIGFMVGRADESLQWRPLPEAKLAGKSKWSLLLWSGFSLFILLASLFVLLLPPSTSTLFDPHIWLKQQLLAPELGQIQSQWDSNGGLTLSGYCKNFIALTRLESELKLRGIRFRDKTVCIDQLVASVQSILVANGYLQAKVTTGKEAGDILISGAIQSGKQWDNVTQQLGQLNGLRHWQVINAIGGFSQQLIDTLRSKGLLSGLMVESRQDSIIITGLSDQNKEQKIQQLVDSLAASTGQHRDVRIENIPVRENLSDYLPAQVVSYGGNSKAPFVELSNGIRLKYNSQLDNGYVVSYIDFTGLDLNRDGNSVHIPFSF, encoded by the coding sequence ATGGCAAGCGATTATAAATTGCTATGGTTAAATGGTCCGATGCAAGGGCGAGAATTGTTTTTGCCTGAAGGTGATCTGACCATGGGTATCGAGGGTGACATTATTGCACCATTAACTGGGCATTCCTCTTTATCACTGACGGTACAGCCACAAGGTATTACGCTTAATCAGCCCATGACAGTATTAGTTGAAGGAGGGGAGCAGATTGGCCCCATGACATTTCCACTAAATCAAGTCATTGTGCTAGCCGGTATCGGTTTTATGGTTGGGCGAGCTGATGAATCATTACAATGGCGCCCATTACCTGAAGCTAAACTTGCCGGCAAAAGCAAATGGAGTTTATTACTGTGGAGCGGATTTTCACTCTTTATCTTGCTAGCAAGTTTATTTGTACTGTTATTACCCCCATCAACATCTACCCTGTTTGATCCGCATATTTGGTTAAAACAGCAGTTGTTGGCACCTGAATTAGGACAGATTCAATCACAATGGGATAGTAATGGTGGATTAACGTTGAGTGGTTATTGTAAAAATTTTATTGCTTTAACACGACTAGAAAGTGAATTGAAATTACGTGGTATTCGTTTTCGTGACAAAACCGTCTGTATTGATCAGCTGGTAGCAAGTGTGCAGTCAATTCTGGTCGCTAATGGTTATTTGCAAGCGAAAGTAACAACCGGTAAAGAAGCAGGCGATATTCTTATTTCAGGTGCGATCCAGTCGGGTAAGCAATGGGATAATGTTACCCAACAACTTGGACAATTAAATGGCTTACGTCATTGGCAGGTAATCAATGCAATTGGTGGTTTTAGTCAGCAATTAATCGATACATTACGCAGTAAAGGGTTATTAAGTGGGTTGATGGTTGAATCTCGCCAAGACAGCATCATCATCACCGGCTTGAGCGACCAGAATAAAGAACAGAAAATACAACAGCTAGTTGATTCACTTGCCGCTTCAACTGGGCAGCATAGGGATGTAAGAATTGAAAATATTCCTGTGCGCGAAAATTTAAGTGATTATCTTCCTGCCCAGGTTGTCAGTTATGGTGGTAATAGCAAAGCACCGTTTGTTGAGTTAAGTAATGGTATACGACTTAAATATAATAGCCAGTTGGACAATGGTTATGTTGTAAGTTACATCGATTTTACTGGATTAGATTTAAATCGAGATGGTAATTCTGTTCATATTCCATTTTCTTTTTAG
- a CDS encoding EscE/YscE/SsaE family type III secretion system needle protein co-chaperone, with translation MTCITKLEENLKQQPEYQAIYLQQLNNCQKSLVQNDAKSAMVLLEAVEAAKQVINILAQRYKKQN, from the coding sequence ATGACATGTATCACAAAATTGGAAGAGAATTTAAAGCAACAACCAGAATATCAGGCAATTTATTTACAGCAATTAAATAACTGCCAAAAAAGCCTAGTACAAAATGATGCGAAATCTGCGATGGTATTATTGGAGGCTGTAGAAGCAGCAAAACAGGTTATTAATATTTTAGCGCAACGATATAAAAAGCAAAATTAA
- a CDS encoding secretion protein EspA, giving the protein MTTPILNAPGNYSVNAGSVNGVKDTSAIYGDSVLSGGIAVLYIFMSLLSDVANQKYAQMQQKADISRSAQDMANRVDEIIAEVSKKGDKATGELPDDVVNYMRDNGITVDGMTIDQYLAKNGKDLDQGKLQAVKAALETVSNRASDFVSQSQLQLQKVMQSYNVTVSLINSMQTMLAEMNKSIAQNIR; this is encoded by the coding sequence ATGACTACTCCAATCTTAAACGCACCAGGTAATTATTCTGTCAATGCTGGATCTGTTAATGGGGTTAAAGATACCTCTGCAATATATGGTGATTCAGTTTTATCCGGCGGTATTGCGGTACTCTATATATTTATGAGTTTGTTATCTGATGTTGCCAATCAAAAATATGCTCAAATGCAGCAAAAAGCGGATATATCACGTAGTGCCCAGGATATGGCTAATCGGGTTGATGAAATCATCGCTGAGGTCTCTAAAAAAGGTGACAAAGCGACCGGCGAACTACCTGATGATGTTGTCAACTATATGCGTGATAATGGTATTACCGTTGATGGCATGACAATCGATCAGTATTTGGCAAAAAACGGCAAAGATCTTGATCAAGGGAAATTGCAAGCGGTTAAAGCAGCGCTGGAAACAGTATCAAACCGCGCTTCCGATTTTGTTTCTCAATCTCAACTGCAATTGCAAAAAGTGATGCAAAGCTACAATGTGACGGTTAGTTTAATTAATAGTATGCAAACGATGTTGGCGGAAATGAATAAATCGATTGCACAAAATATCCGTTAA
- a CDS encoding secretion protein EspA: protein MIHLTSGIKTALSLNKGQVNNNNPNNGDYVISGGIAVLYLFMNLLSDMAQLKYNQMQIKSEMARDAQDMANRVDEIIAKIAKEGDKALEKLPPDVIDYMRNHGVTVDGMTIDDFLQQNDPTAALLAKLREKIAESGADGMQSASWQDVVRYMDEHGIKVDGQRCSDYIWGLPEVGSRSYQKISREHMQHIADVLAAAGGLDQGKLGAVKAALETVSNRASDFVSQSQLQLQKVMQGYNVTVSLINSMQTMLAEMNKSIAQNIR from the coding sequence ATGATCCATTTAACCAGCGGCATTAAAACGGCTTTGTCTCTTAATAAAGGGCAAGTGAATAACAATAATCCCAATAATGGCGATTATGTTATATCCGGCGGAATCGCAGTTCTCTATTTATTTATGAATTTACTTTCTGACATGGCGCAATTGAAATATAACCAGATGCAAATCAAGTCAGAAATGGCGCGTGATGCGCAAGATATGGCTAATCGGGTAGATGAAATCATCGCCAAAATTGCTAAAGAGGGCGATAAAGCGCTGGAAAAATTGCCGCCTGATGTTATCGACTATATGAGAAATCATGGTGTTACCGTTGATGGCATGACGATTGATGATTTCCTGCAACAAAATGATCCTACTGCGGCTTTATTAGCCAAATTACGTGAAAAAATCGCTGAATCAGGTGCCGATGGGATGCAATCAGCCAGTTGGCAAGATGTAGTTCGTTATATGGATGAACATGGTATTAAGGTTGATGGACAACGTTGTAGTGATTATATATGGGGATTACCGGAAGTGGGCTCTCGTTCCTATCAAAAGATCAGCCGGGAACACATGCAACATATTGCTGATGTATTGGCGGCGGCCGGTGGTTTAGATCAAGGGAAGCTAGGAGCGGTTAAAGCGGCGCTGGAAACAGTATCAAACCGCGCTTCCGATTTTGTTTCTCAATCTCAACTGCAATTGCAAAAAGTGATGCAAGGCTACAACGTGACAGTCAGTTTAATCAATAGTATGCAAACCATGTTAGCAGAAATGAATAAATCGATTGCCCAAAACATCCGCTAG
- a CDS encoding SycD/LcrH family type III secretion system chaperone produces the protein MDNKDFATLLDFVQQGGAVSGLANVDQKDLDLLYRYAMQLMTYGDYLGAKRIFFLLMRLNQGNFEYVYALATCCQQLNEHEEAIFCFGRAGMNRLQDPRSPYFAGISYQALGNRQYAEKSFRAALRICRCLPAEQWSEVRENAQQKLAYLMGEMCHE, from the coding sequence ATGGATAATAAAGATTTTGCCACTTTACTTGACTTTGTACAGCAAGGTGGGGCGGTGAGTGGTTTGGCAAATGTTGATCAAAAGGATCTTGATTTACTTTACCGCTACGCAATGCAACTGATGACTTATGGCGACTATCTGGGTGCCAAGCGAATTTTTTTCTTACTCATGCGACTCAATCAAGGCAATTTTGAATATGTTTATGCTTTGGCAACTTGCTGCCAACAACTGAATGAACATGAAGAGGCTATTTTTTGTTTTGGACGTGCGGGCATGAATCGTTTGCAAGATCCACGTAGTCCTTACTTTGCGGGTATTAGTTATCAGGCGCTTGGCAATCGGCAATATGCAGAAAAGTCTTTTCGTGCTGCGCTAAGGATATGCCGTTGCTTACCGGCTGAGCAATGGTCAGAAGTCCGAGAAAATGCCCAGCAAAAGTTAGCTTATTTAATGGGAGAAATGTGCCATGAATAA
- the sctE gene encoding type III secretion system translocon subunit SctE, translating to MNNISITSPMNRADIQNPNVYDSNPVEKASLPEWSMPTYVSLNVDRDEKNGVVSQQQAQQAFARILSAFQADDGTTLNQLEKASINDMILLAANLSLKTFGDTANAAAKASQLMTDTQAFLRDQRVKEFQEQLAKQIEQSEKAQRGGIFAAIFDWIVGAVEAVYGALKLIEGAARIAVGDVVGGSLEIASGASYLTAGIAGMVKAAAETAILLGADKDKCQEVADIAGKVQLGAEVVAMALDIFQAGRAISATRAIAKTAGETMKEAAPKLAEAVVKNSSQEISTIAEQVGKQVSEQIAEQIGKQLVSGVEKGLEKVAERGGQIAKSLSKAFSQEAIQALVTQSVEKIATQAVEKGVQITAEELTKQVTKLIRNEVIKQAIKACTFVSLDLVYMAANTGKTVTSGIIGLEKAKLQKQIEELILQQNFMEFCFDWYDKAKEQQGKTIKDLLDKQSDTLAGVSKTISETGMLQARIASATV from the coding sequence ATGAATAATATCAGTATTACTTCACCCATGAATAGAGCGGATATACAAAATCCTAATGTTTATGATAGCAATCCGGTTGAAAAAGCCAGTCTACCAGAGTGGTCTATGCCAACCTATGTTTCGTTGAATGTGGATCGTGATGAAAAAAATGGCGTGGTTAGCCAGCAACAAGCACAACAGGCTTTTGCTCGCATATTGAGTGCCTTTCAAGCTGATGACGGTACTACCTTAAATCAACTAGAAAAGGCATCCATAAACGATATGATTTTACTGGCTGCCAACCTGAGTTTGAAGACATTTGGTGATACGGCCAATGCGGCAGCCAAAGCGAGCCAATTGATGACGGATACCCAAGCATTTTTACGTGATCAACGGGTAAAAGAGTTTCAAGAACAGCTGGCCAAACAAATTGAGCAATCGGAAAAAGCGCAAAGAGGCGGTATTTTTGCTGCTATTTTTGATTGGATTGTTGGCGCAGTAGAGGCTGTTTATGGTGCCCTCAAGCTGATTGAAGGGGCAGCTCGAATCGCAGTTGGTGATGTGGTTGGTGGTTCATTAGAAATTGCCAGTGGTGCCTCTTATTTGACTGCTGGCATTGCAGGAATGGTCAAAGCCGCAGCTGAAACGGCGATATTGTTAGGTGCCGATAAGGACAAATGCCAGGAAGTAGCGGATATTGCCGGTAAAGTTCAATTGGGTGCAGAAGTTGTCGCTATGGCGTTAGATATTTTCCAGGCCGGACGTGCGATATCGGCCACCAGAGCAATCGCCAAAACAGCGGGTGAAACCATGAAAGAAGCGGCGCCGAAATTAGCTGAAGCCGTAGTTAAAAATTCATCACAAGAAATATCCACTATTGCCGAGCAAGTGGGTAAGCAAGTCTCTGAACAGATCGCTGAACAAATTGGTAAACAATTAGTTAGTGGCGTAGAGAAAGGCTTAGAAAAAGTGGCTGAACGCGGCGGACAGATTGCCAAATCATTAAGTAAGGCTTTCAGTCAAGAAGCAATCCAAGCTCTGGTAACCCAATCTGTTGAGAAGATAGCTACCCAGGCAGTAGAAAAAGGGGTGCAAATCACAGCAGAAGAGCTCACTAAGCAAGTTACTAAGTTAATCCGTAATGAAGTGATCAAACAAGCTATCAAAGCCTGTACGTTTGTTTCTCTCGATTTGGTCTATATGGCGGCTAATACCGGTAAAACGGTGACTAGCGGTATTATTGGCCTAGAAAAAGCTAAGTTACAAAAACAGATTGAAGAATTAATCCTGCAACAAAATTTTATGGAATTCTGTTTTGATTGGTACGACAAAGCGAAAGAACAGCAAGGTAAAACGATTAAAGATCTATTAGATAAACAGAGTGATACCTTAGCGGGTGTAAGTAAGACGATTAGTGAAACGGGTATGCTGCAAGCGCGCATTGCTAGTGCAACAGTTTAG
- the sctF gene encoding type III secretion system needle filament subunit SctF yields the protein MDFNAIINQLSQLSANAAGDIKSKIANADPSNPDQMLQMQFAVQQYSNFIGYESALIKVVKDMIQGIIAKI from the coding sequence ATGGATTTCAATGCTATCATCAACCAATTATCGCAATTATCTGCTAATGCTGCTGGTGATATTAAAAGTAAAATTGCCAACGCTGATCCGAGTAATCCTGATCAGATGCTACAGATGCAGTTTGCGGTACAGCAATATTCCAATTTTATCGGTTACGAAAGCGCTTTGATCAAAGTGGTTAAAGACATGATACAAGGGATTATTGCCAAAATATGA
- a CDS encoding EscG/YscG/SsaH family type III secretion system needle protein co-chaperone, with amino-acid sequence MKKEDKQLLVEIALAAANHGLIKQAYAMLAAFPELIADEDARALCSSLVYFALGENSAALRSLTGMKSNQAEGLRCLFSSPAEMVNQSQIFTLLAGDENGH; translated from the coding sequence ATGAAAAAAGAAGATAAACAATTATTGGTAGAGATTGCGCTTGCTGCTGCCAACCATGGATTAATAAAACAGGCTTATGCTATGTTAGCCGCGTTTCCTGAATTGATTGCCGACGAAGATGCGCGTGCGCTATGTAGCAGTTTAGTCTACTTTGCTTTAGGTGAAAATAGTGCCGCGCTACGTTCATTAACAGGCATGAAAAGTAATCAAGCTGAAGGATTGCGTTGTTTATTTTCCTCGCCTGCCGAGATGGTCAATCAATCGCAAATTTTTACTTTATTAGCGGGAGATGAAAATGGACATTAA
- the sctI gene encoding type III secretion system inner rod subunit SctI: MDIKAVAPINLLKSQTTEAVNPDTQLVEKFNQLMQHGQGQTAALGTVLPSTVEPTAQALSPTQAVQGQAMIVKAVLEVDMAAKTAGSLAQSINKLVTMQ, encoded by the coding sequence ATGGACATTAAAGCAGTAGCCCCCATCAATTTGCTGAAGAGCCAGACGACAGAAGCGGTTAATCCGGATACCCAGTTAGTTGAAAAATTCAATCAATTAATGCAACACGGTCAAGGACAAACGGCGGCGTTAGGGACAGTTCTTCCATCAACTGTCGAGCCGACGGCGCAGGCGCTGTCACCTACCCAAGCCGTTCAAGGACAAGCAATGATAGTGAAAGCCGTTCTTGAAGTGGACATGGCAGCTAAAACGGCAGGAAGTCTTGCTCAATCAATCAATAAATTAGTGACAATGCAATGA
- the sctJ gene encoding type III secretion inner membrane ring lipoprotein SctJ — protein sequence MKYLKYLCLILVLFLTGCKVELYRNLPQDEANQMVALLMLNHIDVNSEIDSKTGKVTLQIEKDKFIDAVEILRQNGYPKTQYVGIEDLFPAGQLVSSPAQEEAKMRYLKEQQLERTLSSMDGVISARVSIAQADNSESNIDNTTAEKSVAVYIKYSPEVNMNGVEAQIRNLIKNAISGLQSDKISLFLQPAEFRYQPQKIQTNQQWQYLQNYIVANKTLILLTFTGIFIVVFAAVIFGRRKDKS from the coding sequence ATGAAATACTTAAAGTATTTATGTTTAATATTGGTGTTGTTCCTGACCGGCTGTAAGGTCGAATTATACCGCAATTTGCCCCAAGATGAAGCTAATCAAATGGTTGCATTATTGATGTTAAATCACATTGATGTTAATTCTGAAATTGATAGCAAAACCGGCAAAGTGACATTGCAAATCGAAAAAGATAAGTTCATCGATGCGGTGGAAATACTTAGGCAAAATGGTTATCCAAAAACGCAATATGTCGGTATTGAGGATCTTTTTCCAGCAGGTCAATTAGTATCTTCCCCTGCTCAGGAAGAAGCAAAAATGCGTTATCTTAAAGAACAACAGCTAGAGCGTACGCTATCAAGTATGGATGGTGTCATTAGTGCACGAGTCTCAATTGCTCAGGCGGACAATAGTGAGAGTAATATTGATAATACTACGGCCGAAAAGTCGGTTGCGGTTTACATTAAATATTCACCAGAAGTCAATATGAATGGGGTTGAAGCACAAATTCGCAATTTAATTAAGAATGCGATATCTGGTTTGCAATCCGATAAAATTAGTTTGTTTTTGCAACCTGCTGAATTCCGTTATCAACCACAAAAAATTCAAACTAATCAGCAATGGCAATATCTACAAAATTACATTGTAGCCAATAAAACGTTAATCTTATTAACTTTTACCGGGATATTTATTGTCGTGTTTGCAGCAGTAATCTTTGGAAGACGTAAGGATAAATCTTAA
- a CDS encoding type III secretion system domain-containing protein, giving the protein MTELAVRFNYLLSHPGEIMHAKWWQSLGLNEWQSRYPISNELKRRVDKLILNRLGFQPTLYRQIPENMQTWLLLLTKKPYLFTVVGLICNPSPDYLWDSAYRSRLATLLSQEQIKQLIALWPTESHTVAVPWLVDEFLEQAHLYALNVFSHYWQGHDFALLLAWYFAPLEEQMSCSQQQIEQAVRWLFRLERFL; this is encoded by the coding sequence ATGACTGAATTGGCAGTGAGATTTAATTATTTATTATCCCATCCAGGCGAGATCATGCATGCTAAATGGTGGCAATCGCTTGGACTTAATGAATGGCAGTCTCGCTACCCAATTAGTAATGAATTAAAACGACGCGTAGATAAGTTGATACTTAATCGATTAGGATTTCAGCCCACTTTATACCGTCAAATACCGGAAAATATGCAGACCTGGTTGTTGTTATTAACCAAAAAGCCATATTTATTCACCGTTGTTGGATTAATTTGTAATCCCTCTCCTGACTATTTGTGGGATAGTGCTTATAGGTCACGTTTAGCGACCTTATTAAGTCAGGAACAGATAAAGCAATTAATCGCTTTATGGCCAACAGAGAGCCACACGGTTGCAGTACCCTGGTTAGTTGATGAGTTCCTTGAGCAGGCGCACCTTTATGCCTTAAATGTCTTCTCTCATTATTGGCAAGGACATGATTTTGCGCTGCTTTTAGCCTGGTATTTTGCTCCATTAGAGGAGCAAATGTCCTGTTCGCAACAACAGATTGAACAGGCTGTTCGCTGGTTATTTCGTTTGGAGCGTTTCTTATGA
- a CDS encoding HrpJ domain-containing protein, translating into MRIDQADYLDFQSLQDSKQTASFIPAESTATQASIALAEVRAEALEETLEGLSLGLSQVMKKIADANKKQSALFNGVEKLLQQLDEKQRGAIEQIAKQLLSFKDGDKILQQIPQFALDKGQLIFLLAILQGMTSLALSERSKIKQFLMSLLAEEDIELALIAASQGMTIDTSRLQAYRQLYQHAARGEKGLSHWFKLLQEHKDRRRTIQLLIRAISEPLVSHEQLDMTKLVTTIDDLRRLWLFLAFTEHCASLSRTLNLANDTVAEISIELLEQSWIYPEALAQLVIKLPLTTLQRLIFLRKWREIMMVMSEACYRDPEQKEHILEVMLQLLEQWNDKYAV; encoded by the coding sequence ATGCGAATTGATCAAGCTGATTATCTCGATTTTCAATCTCTACAAGATAGCAAGCAGACAGCAAGTTTTATACCTGCGGAGAGTACGGCAACGCAAGCCAGTATTGCATTAGCGGAAGTCCGTGCTGAAGCGCTGGAAGAAACGTTAGAAGGTTTAAGCTTAGGGCTAAGCCAAGTAATGAAAAAAATAGCTGATGCCAATAAAAAGCAAAGTGCATTATTTAATGGCGTAGAAAAACTGTTACAGCAATTAGACGAAAAGCAACGAGGGGCTATAGAGCAGATTGCTAAACAACTTCTCTCCTTTAAAGATGGCGATAAAATTTTACAGCAAATTCCTCAGTTTGCCCTAGATAAAGGACAGCTTATTTTTTTGTTAGCAATATTACAGGGTATGACAAGTTTAGCCTTATCTGAACGTTCAAAAATCAAACAGTTTTTAATGTCATTGTTAGCGGAAGAAGATATTGAGCTAGCGTTAATTGCCGCTAGTCAAGGTATGACGATAGATACTTCACGGTTGCAAGCTTACCGTCAACTCTATCAGCATGCTGCCCGTGGAGAAAAAGGGTTAAGTCATTGGTTTAAATTATTACAAGAACATAAAGATCGACGACGGACTATTCAATTATTAATCCGTGCAATATCAGAGCCGCTAGTGAGTCATGAACAGTTAGATATGACTAAATTAGTAACTACGATTGACGATTTACGTCGCTTATGGCTGTTTTTAGCTTTTACTGAGCACTGTGCTTCCTTGTCGCGCACACTAAATTTAGCGAATGATACTGTTGCAGAAATTAGTATTGAATTATTAGAGCAAAGTTGGATTTATCCTGAGGCATTAGCACAATTGGTAATAAAACTGCCATTAACAACCTTGCAGCGTTTAATTTTTCTACGTAAATGGCGCGAAATTATGATGGTCATGAGTGAAGCTTGTTATCGCGATCCGGAACAAAAAGAGCATATTCTAGAAGTCATGTTACAACTGCTTGAACAGTGGAATGATAAGTATGCTGTTTAA
- a CDS encoding CesT family type III secretion system chaperone → MRKEDSVLARFGQLLGLPLVWDESDQCTLLLDNQLMMSIHAKGTYWQLYGFLGQIDAQKAHLLFINCMHHNMQLVENNDGAVGYDSVQQTLLYAVNWPAPASGEELLVWFERATICYEALYREFSQCPELTI, encoded by the coding sequence ATGCGTAAAGAAGATAGTGTACTTGCTCGTTTTGGTCAATTATTAGGCCTACCTTTGGTATGGGATGAGAGTGATCAGTGCACTTTATTACTTGATAATCAATTGATGATGTCAATCCATGCTAAAGGAACTTATTGGCAATTGTATGGTTTTTTGGGACAGATTGATGCACAAAAAGCACATTTACTATTCATTAATTGCATGCACCACAATATGCAACTGGTTGAAAATAATGATGGTGCGGTGGGTTATGATTCAGTGCAACAAACCTTATTATATGCGGTGAATTGGCCGGCTCCCGCCAGTGGTGAAGAACTATTAGTCTGGTTTGAACGTGCGACAATTTGCTATGAAGCGCTTTACCGTGAGTTTAGTCAGTGCCCGGAGCTAACAATATAG